TTCTAATGATAATGCTCACGAGCTTGATGACAACCATTCTCCCCATGTTGATTCTCAAAACTCCTTGCATTGTGAATTTTCAAAATCTTGTCCGTGTCGCAATtatattgatgatgatgattatgattatgatcCATGTTATGCTAAGGATGATAATCAATCTAGTGATGAGAATGATGTTGAAAATGGTGAGGTATTGAACTTAGAGGTTGttcctctttctcccacctcccCTCCCTTGAGCGAAAGTGACTCTCACCCCATTGATGATTGCCCATTGAATATTGAGAATGATTTAGTTCACTTGGGATGTGATAGTTCTATTGAGGATGTCATTGAGTGTGAAGCACCTAATTTGGTGGTCTTGGATGATTCCGAGATTTGTATTgaagttgatgatgtgaatttggTTGAAAAATCCCTTGTTGATATTTCTTGTGCTCcttgtgatgtgagtgaagttgtttgtgaaacttgtgttcccactcccttccctcatacCCCTTTCCGAATCAAGAAACTCGAGATttatccttcctttcccatcacACTTCCTTATTTTCTCCGAATCCCACCACTTGAGGATTTTCCACCCTCCATTCATTCCCCATTCCCTTGTTTGAACAATATTGAGGAAATTGGCTCTCTTGCCACCCAAAAAGAGTTCGTTGAGGAGCATGAGGcttctcttttccctttttctctttctacttttgatttttcttcttattttcttacttttccttttgatttttcttactcTTGGCACCCCACACCcggtaggcatagagttgcattctactttgtgcttgcttctcttttgactcttgcctacttgttactcttggatatgtttgccattgcatatgacaaactattgcgatcgttgtcgGGGTATTTACTAGAGGTATGAAGTCGTCAatctaatgacgtaaaaagagcgcttctcgggaggcaacccgtgggtgttggccatttggcccatgtatactaatttttcttgatttttgaagttttttgtgcctcaagctttcttgatgtggaaatatttgcatccatcttttccatgtccggctattcttattggtgagttcgttcgttattacggttctttgcgggacttgctccgacgacatttccggtaatatcattctaACTCTCTTGCATTCTTTGGGGTCGGGCATCATTCttgcggggcattggttggatgggtagttgtgcccctccttgtttCATTTTAGGCCTTGaagacatggcctaattcaagcttggggggagattttattgtttggattgctactttgatctccatgtgatggattgcttgattttgtgaatattttggattttgtgcatatttcttgattagtttcattgattttctttattttctttattttccttttctttttacttcattttcttttccttattttctttttcattcgatctttgtcaaggcaagtttttctaggtttttaggcaatattcttgatttgggcaaataaaattggaacttatATGCTAGAATgcttctattcctaattggtagatgtttgcacagttttcaatgtcttgggtcgaatctaggatttaggtgttaagaaagttggttagaactttgggtagcatgagtcttgaacccttggtttgtggtaagacggtgtcgatctctctagtgacttgaaaccggagagagtagtatttgctcccattgTTGAGGATCATGTTCACATTGGCCCAAACAcattgtatacatatattgagtggcatggatccttggcattgactttcttatctcccgaatttgactatttccttcccgagaccgcgaccgaactactttatgggacgatagaggcatttctttcggtgactatttttctttctaGATTAGGacatctttatttttatttttcattgatatttttgtttgcattcgcccccttgctagccatttgagtcTTACcacttcatttcttatgagcacattacaagcctaatagcctttgttttattttcacccttagaagtgatagtaaagctttgagttatgatgcttggttgttttgaatgattatgctaagttgaggaatgattgatattggtaagaatggcaaagtttaggaattatgttgtatatagtgaatgaataagcaaaagcaaagcaaaagcaaaaagagaaaagaatgttgtgaaaaagccaaaaatagagaaaaataaggcaatgagaaaagtttcatttgaaacacacacacaaaaaaaaaaaatcaaatcaagaaaagttcaaaaaagagttttagtttagtgtagttgttgaataagcttgggggtaccccaaataagtggtatgagtttgttttggttctattttcttgagttgagttcattcattgcgcttcactttaggtatgagcaccaattaccaaatttgttccacaccttacccctagcgtacgttacaccctaaaaagtcctcttgacccttttgagctgagtcattgtcggtggagggaggatttggtcaaatttatggattgtcatgctaagatgtcgggtaaccttctcttctcccttgcaAATCTTGTTTTCCGACGCCTTCGCGGCGTCATGAGACACTATTCTtaagggtggatgggatctagagtttaacgtggtatgctcggttgaaggggaattgataagtgcttacccttagttctctttgcttggcagttgaatctttcactcgatttaggacattggttagcgtgcattcgtttatttggttagtaatattagcattctctcatacttgttccataataaaggcccttatcttgaattttgtagtttcatttttctttcttttccattttcttttcctttctttctttttcttttctttctttttcttttcttcctttttcttggtttgtttttcatttttaggtcttgccttgattcaaatttttggaagagttatgggtgtttctctctggaaacccttgcgagatcccactcgccctcatgagcgattgtggggttcaaagagcttgttgcatgcgcttaaatgcaaccgtgattcctacgaaagtgagttagtgtgcattattgtagttcttattttcgtaatttttgtttttaataaataagctcattctcctccccgtttctcattatagctttgcttgaggacaagcaaagggttagcttgggggagtttgatgagcgacatttatgtcgctcttagcttaggattttagttcattttattagcattttgttattattttcgcttagttttatcgtttttagttcgtttatttcatttttgcatttatcgtaacattttctcgtcttgcgtatattttagtcgtttttgctctaaatatgtcttttgtgcgcattctcattgcgtaagagtCATTTTGAGTATTAGCGTGTTAATATTGCGTCATTATGCTTGTCAacgagttatatgttttacgatttgcaaaaatgttaaacgaattaatattttgatttacgattttaataatatgataTACGATTTTATTGAATGTGGTAGGCGAGGCAACTAGCTTGCATACGATGCCTACAACGCTGCAGCAACATGAGCAGCCACAAGTGCACACAAGAGCCAAGGCAAAGCAGCCACAACAGCACTCGAGCAGCCACAGCAGCGCACAGCCATATGCACGAGCTCCTTGCAGCATCTCTTGTGCTCACTTGAGAACCTTGTAGCAGCACCAACCCAGGCAGAACACCACAGCAACAGCGAAGCATTGCAGCAAGCATGGCACAGCAATACAAGCAGCAACAGCATAGCAGAACAGCAGCCAAGCAGTGCAGCAGAATAGCGCAGAACCAGTAGCTACGGTCAGTGCGATCGAGCAGGTCAGGTTGTGCGATCGAGCAGcttctgtgcgagcacacagcTCTGCTCGTGTGTGCGCACGAATTGGCTAAATCAAGGCAGGAACTCAGCCTCTGTTGGTGCGAGCGCACGGCTTTCCTCGTGTGGTCGCACAGCTGCGCGGAGGAATATAAATACGAGAAATCGCAAATCAGTTTGGACGTaattagtttttagttttcatttttcagattttagaattagaattctagagagagaattagtttagggcttagattagagattaggattaggattcttagcttcaaattcttgattcttagttgaattcaatcatcaattttcagatttcttttccctttcctttgagctttgttcttcatttttgttcttcaagtttgatgcaaattcttcgattcaaggtataattcttcttttcttttgacttgttctttcaattctttaatgcttcattaatttcgtttatgctttgatttcatgcttgaattctaaaatcagtttcaaattttgaatgttcttgatttttccccaattttgtGGATGTTTgaatttctgatttttgttcattcaattagtttctttaattcaattagtttcatgattaggattaatgttagtttaatgttgatgttaatcatgctaattgagtagtttagtctagaggttagggttgaagccttgggattgaatttggggaattttagggaaattcatgattgatgttgtaattaaatgtgatttggtgataggatatccatgactaattgagtggtagttgcaaatgctatttgattgggatttgattggattgcataggctaggtttggcaagacattgtgagcctaatttgtgcaagtgaatagtagttcctattatatgcaagttgtttagtctaggattaggcgaaagctcttctatAGATTAGgcgcttcgcgtgctccatccgagaggtggcgagcacgtcattcgattctattcccctatgtgctaagTCGTTGCATATTCTTGCTTGTTTTGACCTTGTCCTTCCcttgattcgatttccatagccgattcccgaaatctctagaatttctttagtTGTTTGTATTTCGTGctgtttagattaattcaaaaactcaatttccattcgaactagcttttgaacgcattagattgaaaagtgaaacatattcattctcttgggacgatccctatacttgccgctatagcaaTATAGCCGGTCAGtttagtggttttataaattttgtttggtcgggtggatttcttttcaacgacggaaaaacaccctatcaatTATATTGTCgaatgaagcatgttagactagaatttcattctagcttgttcgtactcatcTTTCGCttacttcgtgcttcatgtctttcagtcatggcctttgccttaatgaccctatgatgatccatcattgcatttgcgttgttggggagtagattttaataaacaggtttgtagagataacttgtgggagaagttatcatgggattgagTTTGAGAGATTATTTACtcttccgtatttataaactctacatttattttctagtcatgactacactatttatttaaattttagttaatggattttaaactatttaatgtttggtttttgggccttaatggttccaagttgttaaacgacaattaactatttattatatTTGAAAGTTAACTAAATTCCGctacgtaattctggtaaatagtctTAGCCTTTATCACAATggtggtaatatcttggtaattccttcattttaagttggaaaatattttataaaaaacaaagtggtatttgcagagctctagtttgagagctgctttgcattaaataATAATGCAAGGTGGTAATTCCTTAAACTACAATTTAAAAACAACTTAATATTaaccttatatatatatatatatatatatatatatatatatatatatatatatatatatatatatatatatatttgttgtactattagagcgccacttaggattactaatggtttcggccaatgaaaaataagatttctaatttatttttgaattaaaaaaatcgagtgccacgtagatatgtaaattaattaattaattaataatatatacaattaCATCCAAAATaaaacgctctaataattaaaaaataaatctaaaataaaattcatccaaaacaaaacactaatcaaaaataaaattcaatacaaaatcaaacattaatccaatattagagcaccacgtaggaaatctaatggattcggccaataaaaaatatgacttcaaaattatttttgaactaaaaattCGAATGCCACgcagataaataattaggtgctacgtagatattttaattaattaattattaatatttattatatacaatttcatcaaaaatcaaacactataataattaaaaaataaatctaaaatgaaattcaatctaaaataaaaaataaaaataaaacaaatctaatctaatctaatctaatatataaaatgtagtagttgatatatatatatatatatatatatatatatatatatatatatatatatatatatatatatatatatatatatatatataaaacaaatctaatctaatctaatctaatatataaaatgtagtagttgatatatatatatatatatatatatatatatatatatatatatatatatatatatatatatatatatatatatatatatataatagaaaTCGCGCATCCCACGGAATAAAATCTAGTTCATACTATTTGAGTAGGATTTGCATAACTTTATGACtttcaaaaatttatttttccgaAAGTCGAAATGttatttttgagtactcaatattttgaaaagttaaataccaattattttaagttattcgaatttAAGTTGAAATTTCGaatgttaattattttttatttggttgGGAATTTATACGATATTCAttcaaattatttttgaatttccgatttttttttttttgtctcttTTCTCGAAATTTCcggaatttcaaaaaaaaaaaaagatatgcaaattaattaattatttatttatttaattaatttcggaaaattcgaataaattaattaaattattcgattatttattttaattttcgattttagttTTTCTAATTTCGTTtagatttgaagttatttattaaattaatttcgaaaattattatttactctaagtgagaaagggtagattaagaagggcatatttacACTaagtgatgtggcctaaaacTAACGCCACCTAAGCtaaaccataatggcccaataAAGGACCTTCCAGAAGGCCTTTAGGCCCTCTTACTCTGAAGGGACGCATCTTCACTGATTACAAAAAGCCCAACGCACTTAATAAGCCCGCGAGACTCAACTTCAGCGCCAGTATTTACGCAAGACACGTGTCATGATCTTAAGAAACTGTCCGATTAAAGCGGGATCGGCTCCcaaaaaaccctaaccctataaatagggttcagatcccaaggaaaaggggcaatcaattcattcccaccaacctaaaactatctttgctctgccttctctctacaagttacttatgaaggaaataatgcccttggtccaagtatgcattctatgttaagtctaataaatgcggttcagtattaattaacaagttaataaattcagtgagatcaagtgagctgaatgcctagctagaggccgcttcagttcaagtggaattaatgatattaatccacagcttactcttgactgaacccgtagggtcacacaaatagtacgtaaacggatcaagtatttaatggcattaaatacactatctatggatattcggaatcgacggatcttggtttcagtgggagctcagatcgtcacaagcaagaaatgaatactccggaaatgatgatattgccggaaacggaaatatggatcttatcggaaatataaatattatccaagtcgtagatgttgccggaaacggaaacatggtacgtatcggaaaatattatcggaaatggaaatattgccgaaatcggaaatattgccggaaacggaaatattgtcagaatcggaaatattatcaggaatcggaaaataattccgaaaacggaaatattaaatatttgttcgaaacggaaattaattccggaatcgaaatattaaatattgttcgtatcggaaatgaattccggaatcgggaatttaatcggaagcgtatcgtacgaatcagcatcggacgaggcccgctagatcGGAAATattagctagggaaggcacgctacaacatgtatgcatcggaagcgtatcgtacgaatcaGCATCGGAAATattagctagggaaggcacgctacaacatgtatgcatccattctatgctaaatgattatgtgtaaataatatgctttcctggctttatggtttttccgcatgatttatgaattgtcatatgtatcataaccttacagtggtatcacgagcctcttattattttcataatctaaactgcataaacatggttaaatattacaaatttgcaagaattaaaaggggtgattaattttcgtaattgttaattaattgcaaattgcgtttatttaattatacgtacgcggtttttcggcagtttcttcgttactcatccaaatcgagtgatttttgtgtcaattccgcatgtaaaaggcattctaaaattttgacaaaatttgtatttttcggccgaacccagaattctcaaattcgaagcctaactatgacttttcggaggttttagtttttcgaacgcaaaagtttgtaaatttaagatgttaaattaagtatttgcgattcttgttgataaatcttgagtttttgattgacctactgtatatgtttaacaagtttggatgcctagccttgttaattatgcaatctaatttgtaattatgattaatttgttgaaaatatgaataatttagaattaatttgattttcataattagttataatttaattagatacctatgattaaaaaccaccataaaaattgtaaatttatgttaaattttaaatttttatgacctagacttgaatccaggttaatcggaaatcaataaattaataaattttcgatttttctccctaaaattatgaaattaatataattattaatttgtcattaattttgaaaataaattttttattttatgcgaatcgctcatataacttgcacgcacaaagcaatggacgctacgtgttacccctaaggggtgttgtatagtgcgggcatgcgacgacgagcaagggagctcgtcgcccatgcggtacgagtgcagcgagcaagggcatggtgcacgagcacaaggcagcagccctgccttgtgtcgtgggctgtgtgcgatgggcgcatgggcaagggcgagagcaaggcacgagcagtcgcgtgtgggcagcaagcgtgctgcgccacagcgcgcactgcctcgcgaacgcgtgcgacgagcgctgcgcccagcgatggtgagcagcatgcgcgtgcgacgagcgctgcgcccagcgatggtgagcagcgtgcttgttgcgacgagcgctggcgcgcgccttgcgatggtgagcagcagcgatgcgacgcagcgcatgggctgcgcgcacatggccagcgatggctgtgtgcgtgtggcccatggctgtgcgttgtgtggggttgttgcgttacgattagatcgttttaaaaattttaatttgaaattttcagttttcgtaattttaattaattttaaaattaataatttaaattattttcttggattttaattttgaatattgtaattataataaattttatttattctaattattttaccagTGCATTTAAAAGTTTTAAATTAGGAAAAAACCTGCAAagctctctcctctctctcgaGCTGGGCGCACGTTAAGGGATACTACTAACGTACACCAAATCCATTGATGGCGAGGAAGAAGAAAGCAATACTGAATATTTCTACGACGAAAGTTGCAGCGAAGTCTCCCTCAGTAAGTTCTCACACTTCAGGCACCAGTACTACTCAAAATGATGCCCAAAATGCAAACCCAGATGCTCTGGTTTTTGACTCAGATGGCGAGGAGCTGATGCATTCTCCTCTAGTCCACCCTTCGGCTAGTATGATTCCACGCAAACTTCATGATACTATTTTGTTATTGGATCAGAATTTGGGGGTTGGTCGTAATAATAATGTGGGTGGAACTAACCCTCAGGGGAATGGAGAATCTGTTGATATTGGGGATATTGGGGGAAATAACACTGAACCTGGGGTAGTTGAACCTCCGATTGTTAAAGAACCATGGAAAAATCTGTTCACTGGATCTAAAATGGCTTCAAAAGGGGCGTCCCTATCATTTGTTACACCTGTGCTGCAGGATGGGAAGAAAATTGCTCAATTGCAGGAGGATGAAATGAATGAACTCACTGAGAAATGGAAATCATCTATGGTGATGTATGTGGTAGGGGATTCCCCTACTATAGCTTCTGTGAAAAGATATATGGAAGGGATGTGGAATTCTGTTGCTCAGCCTCAGGTGTTTTACCATGATGATGGTTACTTCATCATCAAGTTTGTGAACATGAAGGACAGAAACCAGATTATTGCAGGAGGACCTTATACATTTTATGGGAAACCAGTTATCATTAAACCCTGGACAACAAACTTTAATTTCTATGAAGAAGTACTTAGGGTTATACCTCTGTGGGTGAGATTTCCTAATCTGCCACTCAATTGTTGGGGGTGTGATTCACTAAGCAGGATTGGTAGTCTGTTAGGGGTGCCACTCTTTGCTGATGAATGCACTACTAGGCAAGATAGAGTATCCTTTGCTCGAGTGTTGATAGAAATGGATATCACTAGCCCATTGCCTGATTGTGTCTGGATAGAGGATTCAAAGGGTGGGATGTTCAAGCAAGCTGTTACTTATGACTGGTTGCCACAATATTGTAAAGTTTGTTGTACTGCAGGCCATGATTGTACTAAAAAGACTAAACCACCAGTACCAAAACCTGTAGCCAAAAAGGTGTGGGTTCCTAAAGCTGTCCAACAAGCTCATCCAATGTCAGAACAACAGGAGCAACCTAATGCTGTGCACACTCCTGAGATGCCTGTTAACAATGTATCTGATCCTACTCCATGGAAAATTGTGACAAGACGGACTAAGGGATTGTCTAGAATGAGGACTTTGAGCCCTAGCAATCCATTTACTGTGTTGCCTGCAGAATTGGGTTTCAAAGAATTAACAGGAGGTGATATGGAGATGCAAAATACTACTGAACCCCCTGATGAAGAAGGTTAATCTTTGCAGCTGGAATGTGAGGGGACTTAATGATCCTATTAAGGTCCCAGAGGTAAAACACCTTATTCATACCCATAATATTCATGTTGTTGCTTTGCTAGAAACTAGAGTTAAGGAAAGCAATTTCTCTAGagtagtcaataagtttgggaGAAATTGGAAATGGGAAAATAATTACACTGCAAACCCCAGAGGTAGAATTTGGGTAGGCTGGCTTTATCAAGAAGTTGATATCCATGTGTTACAGGTGCATGAACAATTTATTCACTGTGAAATTAGGGATAGGTATGGAGTGGTGGAATTGTATGTTACTCTGGTGTATGGTCTTCACTCCATTGACACTAGGAAGAATTTGTGGAACTCTCTTACTACTCTTGCCTCAAGTGTAGGTAGCTGTCCTTGGGTCATTACTGGTGATTTTAATTCTCCCCTGTTTGCTGATGATAGAATCAATGGTACTCCTGTTTCAGCAACAGAAACCAAGGATTTTGATGAGTTTATTACAAGTAATGGGCTGTGTCCTGTAAAGAGTGTAGGACATTATTTCTCTTGGCACAAAGGCACTGGTGAAGGTAAAATTGCTAGCAGGATTGATTGGTGtttgggaaatgatgaatggATTCATAAATTCAGTAATGTTCAGGTTGAATACCTAAACCCTTCCATCTCTGACCACTCCCCTTTATTGATAAACTGTCTGCCAGACAAGGTGGAGGGAGGTAGACCTTTCAGATTTCTCAATTATTTGGCTGATCATAGTAGTTTTTCTGCTATTATTCAGGCAGCTTTTACTGAAGTATACCATGGCACTCCTATGTTTAAGCTCTGGTGTAAGCTGAAAAAAGTCAAGGCTGAACTCAAGAAGTTACATAGAGAAGACTTCTCTGGTATTACTGAGAAGATTACCATTGCTAGAAGTGAGCTTGATAAGGTTCAACAGAGTTTGCAATCTGGTAGATCTCCTGCTCTTCTCAACCAAGAGGTGGTTTGCATCAAACAGCTTAGGCATTGGCTGAGAATTGATGAGATAGCATTGAGACAAAAATCTAGGATCCAATGGCTAAAACTAGGTGATTCTAACAACCACTTTTTCTTTTCCACTGTGAAAGAAAGAGTTAGATTCAATAGCATTGCCATCCTATATGATGATAATGGCACTAAATTGGTTGATCCTGATCTAATTCAAACAGAAATTCTGAGTTTCTACAAAAAGCTGCTTGGCACTTCTGCAAACACTCTTCCCTCTATTCACATTCCAACAGTGAGAAATGGCTCTAGGCTAAATAATGATGCTAGACAGGATCTGTGCAGGGATGTTACTGATGATGAGATTGATTTGGCATTACATGGGATTGGCAATGATAAGGCTCCTGGTCCAGATGGTTTAAATGCAGTCTTTTTCAAAAAGGCTTGGCCTGTCATCAAACAGGATATTTATAGAGCAGTGAAGGATGTGTTTGTTACCAATTTCATGCTTCCCCAGTACAACTATACATCTATTACTCTCATTCCAAAAGTTCCTAATCCTACAAGAGTTAAAGAGTACAGACCAATTGCATGCTGTAATGTGGTGTACAAAATTGTTTCAAAAATTCTAACTACAAGAATATGCAAGGGGTGATTGGACAGGTTGTTAGTGAATGTCAATCTGGGTTTATTCCTGAGAGGCAAATTTCTGACAATATTCTGCTTGCTACTGAGCTCATTAAGGGCTACACTAGAGCCCATCTTTCACCCAGATGTATGCTCAAGATTGACTTAAAGAAAGCCTATGATTCAATTGAATGGCCTTTCTTGATCAGTGTTATGGATGCTCTTGGCTTCCCTCATAGATTTGTACAATGGGTGTACACATGCATTTCCACTGTATCTTACAGTGTGCTCATTAATGGGAAACCTTGTAC
This sequence is a window from Spinacia oleracea cultivar Varoflay chromosome 1, BTI_SOV_V1, whole genome shotgun sequence. Protein-coding genes within it:
- the LOC130464079 gene encoding uncharacterized protein, whose product is MARKKKAILNISTTKVAAKSPSVSSHTSGTSTTQNDAQNANPDALVFDSDGEELMHSPLVHPSASMIPRKLHDTILLLDQNLGVGRNNNVGGTNPQGNGESVDIGDIGGNNTEPGVVEPPIVKEPWKNLFTGSKMASKGASLSFVTPVLQDGKKIAQLQEDEMNELTEKWKSSMVMYVVGDSPTIASVKRYMEGMWNSVAQPQVFYHDDGYFIIKFVNMKDRNQIIAGGPYTFYGKPVIIKPWTTNFNFYEEVLRVIPLWVRFPNLPLNCWGCDSLSRIGSLLGVPLFADECTTRQDRVSFARVLIEMDITSPLPDCVWIEDSKGGMFKQAVTYDWLPQYCKVCCTAGHDCTKKTKPPVPKPVAKKVWVPKAVQQAHPMSEQQEQPNAVHTPEMPVNNVSDPTPWKIVTRRTKGLSRMRTLSPSNPFTVLPAELGFKELTGGDMEMQNTTEPPDEEETRVKESNFSRVVNKFGRNWKWENNYTANPRGRIWVGWLYQEVDIHVLQVHEQFIHCEIRDRYGVVELYVTLVYGLHSIDTRKNLWNSLTTLASSVGSCPWVITGDFNSPLFADDRINGTPVSATETKDFDEFITSNGLCPVKSVGHYFSWHKGTGEGKIASRIDWCLGNDEWIHKFSNVQVEYLNPSISDHSPLLINCLPDKVEGGRPFRFLNYLADHSSFSAIIQAAFTEVYHGTPMFKLWCKLKKVKAELKKLHREDFSGITEKITIARSELDKVQQSLQSGRSPALLNQEVVCIKQLRHWLRIDEIALRQKSRIQWLKLGDSNNHFFFSTVKERVRFNSIAILYDDNGTKLVDPDLIQTEILSFYKKLLGTSANTLPSIHIPTVRNGSRLNNDARQDLCRDVTDDEIDLALHGIGNDKAPGPDGLNAVFFKKAWPVIKQDIYRAVKDVFVTNFMLPQYNYTSITLIPKVPNPTRVKEYRPIACCNVVVSECQSGFIPERQISDNILLATELIKGYTRAHLSPRCMLKIDLKKAYDSIEWPFLISVMDALGFPHRFVQWVYTCISTVSYSVLINGKPCTPFKAKKGLRQGDPLSPFLFAIGMEYLSRHLHQLQTKPDFNFHPRCAKLALTHLMFADDLLLFCRADLISIDMMLASFKKFSLASGLEANMDKSNIYVGGVYGQDKADILNAVSTPEGSFPFRYLGVPLSTKKLKYTQCRPLIEKVLARAKVWTVKHLSYAGRLQLVQTILLSLQSFWCQIFILPKKVIKEIQGYCRVFLWTGNTDPSKKALVAWHKLCLPKVAGGLNLKDMCWWNKAPVAKLLWAITYKKDRLWCKWVHAYYIKGRDVGSTQWPVNMSWPLRKILNSQSLIDSIGGWSAVSKGGVFSIQIMYHLLMGPCDKVSWRRIIFHNKASPKSLFVSWLAVLGRLPTLDRLLKWKIVDSNVCPLCSCMPESTQHLFFECSYSAAIWSSVLACLQFHRPVFQLDNEVVLMTRAAKRTGDRFKLLLMFFAECLYGIWLQRNAKVYTHSCRSPLDLLRDIKYRVACRATDQQRNLLLM